taaaatatcttaagatatatttgtcctaaattatcttttaccgtaaatattttttaattattcaagtttttcttgctttcttcagGTAACGTtgtgattttgattattttttattcttagatTTATCTTTAACGTGTCATTAagctttaattaatttattttcgtACCTCCAAGAGCTTAACACACTTCAAAATATgcaaatgatatttaaacaactaaaaagttatttttaaaatgttttttttatctcaagCTCAATAAACTCAATTGTAAGAAATCTTAACAAAAAAAGGTCTTTTAAaactctaaaataaattaagaatctaagattaaaaattaaatgatgacataaatatgcattcatcaCTTAGTTAGGACattattctataaatttattttccttggACTTACGCCACTAACTAGCCTAAATATATTAAAGGTAGAGTCATAGTGTTTTGTAattcaaaaattttgaaattacgTGGATTCTCACCTTCTTCATCAATAATCTGTGTTATTATTCTAGGTAATCCTTATCCTACTATTACAAACAATAATAAGGCTAAAAGGTCTCTTTGTTGTACACTTTTTGATGGTTTAGTTTCATCATTGGGGCTTCCAATTACCAATATTGAGATTGAGGATGATTCCAAGCATTCCCTAATCCACCTTTACCATTATACAACTCTTCTCTTTCCTTCTAAACACATATACTACCTTTCACACTACTATCATATTGTCCAATATACATTTTCCTTTAATGAAAGCAAGTTGGGAAACttaaatgattttactgtttacTACTCTCTTTCCATAGATGCTTCCATCTAATGTCATATGGTCTAGCTATCTAACTAAGCTCttaattatattgtttatttcATATGATTTAGATTCACAATTCTCCACCTTGATTGCAAATCATGAAAGAGCTATCAacatcatctttttctttatcctcAAACGAAAAATTAGTTTGCTCCAAGCTCTATTTGAACCTTAATCTTGAAAAGTTCTATAGACACATGTGCATGATTGTCATTTGTAGCTGTCTTCTCAACTTTGACCTCCCTAGACTCAACAACATCTCTAGATGAATGATACTTTGACCATCATAATGAACAATCCCACACTCTTTCATAATTCCTCATTCTCCGATCATCTTCTTCAATTACCTACCTTCTTACCTTACCTTTGTCTTTATAGATTTCGAATGAACTTTTAATTTGGATTGGCCCAATTACGGCCTAAGAACCCATAAGTATGTTTTACCTTGTTAAACATGTATTTGTGATGATGATTTTAATATGTACTACTGATCAGTTCTATGAGGAAATGGTAACCAACCGGTCGATGTTGCTTTAGAGTTTTGCGGAATCTTCATTCTTTTAGGAGAATTGACTGCTCAGTGACTGAAAAAGTGTTTTGACTGGGTGGTTAATTATACGATACAATAAGTATAAACTTACTAGATTGGAGTtgttcttttgaaaatttacTATGATTGATGTGCTTTGGAACCCTACAagaaaatctttaaataaaaatcaattctagaaataaaaaataattgatcactatagtaattaatttagatactaaataaaaattggTATCTAAATTAATcactaatatataaaaactttaaatttataaattgacgcgtataaatttaaaattagttacaTTTAAAGATTATATGTAAGATGTGATCATACATACCCATGCCTAActtttatatgaaaaagaaaaatataatattgtctttttatgtataaaattataatcatgtCTTTTCGATATCGGTTAAACGTAAGAAGATGAAGTTTGTGTACTATATTAACTTTTTGCcagtaataaattaaattgtctgttcaatttgttttgttcatgacaGGAACTACATTTAGAAGATAAATTGCTCTTAAAGTCACATCCTTTCTGTTTTCGTCATTATCTAAAAGAGGGTGAGCCATTTGCTCCAAATTTTGCGTCGCTTCATTAAAGTTGTTGCATCTATCTATTATCCTATCCTAGATTAAACTAGTATCAACTCCTTTGCAGCTACCAACAcaagaacaaagaaaagaaagatcaTTTGGCACATTGTTTCAAAAGATGAAAGCAGCAGTGGTTGCACATCAACTTGGCAACCTAATTTCCAACAGAAGCATTTTGGAGAATCTCGAAACTGGCCTCAAGACTCTGCAAGATCAAAGGAAAATAGTGCAAGAAAATCTTATTTGGGAAGATGAAGAATTCCAGACTCAAAATGACTGGCTCAAAAGAGTGAATGAGATTCTTGGACAAGGGGATAAATTATTGAACTCCTATGAAGGCAAAAGTACTTGCACAAATATTCTTTTGCGGTACAAGGTTGGTAAACAATCAAGAAAGATGCAACCAGAGATTTCAGCATTAATTCTTGAAGGACACTCTCATATATCAGCGAAAACACGAAAACATTATGAAAGACCAGCATCAAGAGATGAAACAATAGGTGATATTATGGAAGCCCTAAAGAACACTGATATCCAAGCAGTTGGAGTATGGGGGCTGGGTGGTTTAGGCACAACCTCATTAGCCGAAAACATtagaaagaaagcaaaagaacaGAAATTGTTTGATGCAATGGTTTTCATAACTGTAACTGATAAGCCAAATCAGGAGCAAGTTCAAAATGCTATTGCAGATGAATTGGGAGTGCAGTTTACCAATGGAGAAAGTCttgtgaaaagaagaaacaaattacgtcagagaataaaaaaagagcAAAGTACTCTCATCATAGTTGATGATNCATGGGGGGAATTGAACCCACAAGAATTTGACTTGGAGGAATTTGGAGTTCCTCCGGGTAATGAACATGAAGGGTGCAAAGTATTGTTGACTTCaggaaatttgaatttcatacAATATTTGATGGGTGCCTCTAAGCATAATAAAGTGTTTCAATTAGAAGAATTACAAAAAGAAGAGGCTCAGATGCTGTTTGAGAAGATGGTTGGAAGTTTTGATGGAGATCAAAGTTCCATTGTAGAAGAAATAGTGAGAATTTGTGAAGGttccatttctttaatttatgcTCTAGCAAAGGCATTAGAAAATAAGGGCATAGATGCCTTGATGCAGCTCAAGGAAAATATTTCACCACCAAAACTATTGTCCTATTGTTTGGAAAAAAATGAGGAATACAAAGCATTCTTGTATCTTCTTACTATTAGGGGAAGAAGATTTATTAACAGTTATAGCATCTACATAGACATGTGGACAGGTGTATTCAAAAATCTGGAAACAGCAGATTCTGCAAGAAAAAAGCGTGAGTCATTGATTAGTGATCTGAAGGCCTATGGTCTTGTGGTTGAAAATGGAAAGGACTGGGTCAAAGTAGATGACTACATATATCAGACTGCTTATCGAATGGCCCAACATGATCGAAGAGCTTCAGTGATTTCGAGAGAATGGCCACCTGAAGAATTGCTAACAGATCTTCACTTCTGCAACTTACATCCTGTTGGTGATTTGGAGCTTCGCGCAACGTTGCAATGTCCAAACTTGAAACATCTTCTGATAAGTAGGGAAAATTCCACAATAGATGTTCCAAATTCCTTTTTTGAGGAGACTAAACTTCTGAAAGTGCTAGATTTTGTTTCCTTTCATTGCCCAAATCTGCCTTctagttttgttgttttaaagGACCTTGAAGCATTATCCATGTGTAAATGTGGATTGGGAGACATTACAGAAGTTTGTGAGCTCACAAATCTGCGAATGCTAGGCCTGCTTGAAAGTAGGATCCAACAATTGCCTGCGCAAATTGTAAAGCTTGAGAAGTTGTTATTCTTGGATTTAAGAGACACAAATCTCCAAGTGATTCCACCCAATGTCCTGTCCAAATTGGCAAGCTTGGAAGAATTATATTTGAGAAACTCCTTCTGTAATTGGGAGATTGAAATGTCTACCAGTGAAAACAAGAATGCAAGCTTGAAAGAGCTTACAGACTTGGAACACTTGGCATACATAGAAGACATGTATGTTCCTGATCCGCAGGCATGGCCTGTGGACTTGTTCTTTGGAAACCTAAGATCATATACAATTTTCATTGGTAAAGGGTGGGACCGAGCACATTCTGGTGATCATGAATTGAAGACATTGAAACTGAAGCTGAACAGGAGGTTTCAGTCAGAGAATGGAATAAAAAAGATGCTGAAAGAAGTTCAGGTTTTGTACTTGGATACATTGAATGGTGTCCAGAATGTTGTTAATGATATGGAGTGTGATGGGTTTCCACAACTGCAGTCTCTTTTCATTCAACACAATGCTGAAGTCAAATGCATAGCCAAAGGGTCAGGTAACGATCCTCTTGATACTTTCCCGAACCTGGAGTCACTGTCTCTCACCATTCTAAGCAATTTGGAATACATATGCCATGCTGGTTCCTTAACTGAGAAATCTTTCTTCAAACTTAGAGTCATCAAAATAGAGAAATGCAATGCAATGCTATGCCTCTTCTCAGTATCAATGATCAATGGTATTCCTCATCTTGCTACTTTGGAAGTTTCACAGTGCACATCCATAAAGGCAATTGTGCTATTTGAAGGTGCAGAGAATCGTCCCATAGAATTTCCTGAACTATGCTCTCTTACCTTACAAGGACTCCCAGCATTAATCAGTTTCTGCTCAAGTGAAGGATCCTCTTCTGCTACACTTTTCCATGACaaggtattaaaatatttccaGCACTGATAAGGCATTAAAGCATTAAACATGTCTAACTTGAAGAATAATTACTGCATGCATCCTCTCAACAACCCTGCATCCCATTCACACGTATACAAGTTTGATGAACATAACTCACTGAAAATCTTGTTATCATCATGCAAAGATAGATGAACCTTTATAGTCTTTTTCTTGACAAAGCAAAAGCAgataattttatcaaatgacAAATAATTATTCACAGAAAACTATAGATTGGTGGTGGTGTAAATTTTGTGACAGTATTAGCGCTAAGGATTTGAAGAGATAGCAGACTGTAGAAACCAAAGCGTAACTAAAAGTTATTACACAGAAACTAAAACATGTATTTTATAGATATAAGAGCCAAAACATAGCAAGATTAAGTATAATACTtaaaccttttatatatataccaaAGCATAGCAATAATTGAAGTATAAAAAACCAAACAAATACTGAAACCCTTAGATAATTAGAGGAGTAACAATTGTGTGGTAAAAAACTGCTAATAGTATTGATTAGTGTCATTATTTATGCAGGTTTCTTGCCCTAAGCTGGAGACGATGGTGATTTCCGAGGTTAGTATATTGACAACAATATGGAATGAAGAGTATGATGCTGAAAATTCATTTGGGAAACTGAAAAACGTAATTATCAAAGATTGTGAGAAATTGAGAACTGTTTTTCCCGTTAATCTTTCCAAAAATCTTGATAATTTGAAGACGTTAGAGGTTAGAAATTGCAGTTCAATGACAAGCATTTTCACTGTGATGAGGCAAGATAGCACAAAACCAGGGCTTCAATTGAGCATTCCAATGATTGAAATAACTTTAACTGGTCTTCCCAAATTGGAGTATGTGTGTGTTACTACAGGATTTGAAGCCTTGAAGAAAAAATTCGAAGAAGAATGGTATGCTGGCCTTCCCGGATTATCAGGTAACGCACGTATTGAACacggaagaaaaatgaaaaaatatttggaaGAATATTTGAATATGTAGGTGTGCTTGAACAATAGCATGTTGTAAATGTCATTCCTTCTTAACTTAAACTAAAGTTATGTATGTATGCATTTGAATTTTCATTCTACGTTTCAAGGTGGCTGATGATTTCTCACAGACAAAAATCTTgtggttatttttaatttaaaattaattattagt
Above is a genomic segment from Vigna radiata var. radiata cultivar VC1973A chromosome 10, Vradiata_ver6, whole genome shotgun sequence containing:
- the LOC106775445 gene encoding probable disease resistance protein At4g27220 is translated as MKAAVVAHQLGNLISNRSILENLETGLKTLQDQRKIVQENLIWEDEEFQTQNDWLKRVNEILGQGDKLLNSYEGKSTCTNILLRYKVGKQSRKMQPEISALILEGHSHISAKTRKHYERPASRDETIGDIMEALKNTDIQAVGVWGLGGLGTTSLAENIRKKAKEQKLFDAMVFITVTDKPNQEQVQNAIADELGVQFTNGESLVKRRNKLRQRIKKEQSTLIIVDDXWGELNPQEFDLEEFGVPPGNEHEGCKVLLTSGNLNFIQYLMGASKHNKVFQLEELQKEEAQMLFEKMVGSFDGDQSSIVEEIVRICEGSISLIYALAKALENKGIDALMQLKENISPPKLLSYCLEKNEEYKAFLYLLTIRGRRFINSYSIYIDMWTGVFKNLETADSARKKRESLISDLKAYGLVVENGKDWVKVDDYIYQTAYRMAQHDRRASVISREWPPEELLTDLHFCNLHPVGDLELRATLQCPNLKHLLISRENSTIDVPNSFFEETKLLKVLDFVSFHCPNLPSSFVVLKDLEALSMCKCGLGDITEVCELTNLRMLGLLESRIQQLPAQIVKLEKLLFLDLRDTNLQVIPPNVLSKLASLEELYLRNSFCNWEIEMSTSENKNASLKELTDLEHLAYIEDMYVPDPQAWPVDLFFGNLRSYTIFIGKGWDRAHSGDHELKTLKLKLNRRFQSENGIKKMLKEVQVLYLDTLNGVQNVVNDMECDGFPQLQSLFIQHNAEVKCIAKGSGNDPLDTFPNLESLSLTILSNLEYICHAGSLTEKSFFKLRVIKIEKCNAMLCLFSVSMINGIPHLATLEVSQCTSIKAIVLFEGAENRPIEFPELCSLTLQGLPALISFCSSEGSSSATLFHDKVSCPKLETMVISEVSILTTIWNEEYDAENSFGKLKNVIIKDCEKLRTVFPVNLSKNLDNLKTLEVRNCSSMTSIFTVMRQDSTKPGLQLSIPMIEITLTGLPKLEYVCVTTGFEALKKKFEEEWYAGLPGLSGNARIEHGRKMKKYLEEYLNM